The following proteins are co-located in the Myroides profundi genome:
- a CDS encoding O-antigen ligase family protein, producing the protein MKLILDNVKKIDFVIGYLLFPLLILDMINGILYENNIEFIFSLSQLYKFVLIFLFCIRLIVYPKVLKIILSYTLIFLIPTITQFCFYNADISLLFQDVIRTSKYLIIIISFYYFKYYFVENNSFNVLWGWIKFSFWILAFNLLSKLVGLGYPMYEFGNIGTRGYFIAGNEISALLIVLSAIIGYYYWGIKKDKLAFIFYGIFSFVLGLLISSKTGMLGIVLVYIAILLSVYDFSKNISKATIGKALLGISSILIIIVLFIINTSIFDRYTLFWDKLDFVTFVLSSRNLYFHETWLIIQDKYNLINYFIGVGPSQYYEWASKFVEIDIIDIFFSYGIMGVLLFIQFYGNLLKESILHSKRLEFPFGRLSLIILCFLLLLSCLSGHILNSGIAGIYIGFGFALMFKRKNKASLYEKYN; encoded by the coding sequence ATGAAATTAATACTTGATAATGTAAAAAAGATAGATTTTGTTATAGGGTATTTATTGTTTCCATTATTGATTTTGGACATGATAAATGGTATACTATATGAAAATAATATTGAGTTTATATTTTCCTTAAGCCAATTGTATAAGTTTGTTCTTATTTTTCTATTTTGTATTAGGCTTATTGTGTACCCTAAAGTACTTAAAATAATTTTGTCGTATACGCTAATTTTTTTAATCCCTACAATTACTCAATTTTGTTTTTATAATGCAGATATTAGTCTCCTTTTTCAGGATGTTATTAGAACTTCAAAATATCTAATTATTATCATCTCTTTTTATTATTTTAAGTATTATTTTGTTGAGAATAATAGTTTTAATGTTTTATGGGGGTGGATTAAATTCTCATTTTGGATTTTAGCATTCAATTTATTGAGTAAGTTGGTAGGTCTTGGGTATCCAATGTATGAGTTTGGTAATATTGGGACAAGAGGATATTTTATTGCAGGGAATGAAATATCAGCATTATTAATTGTTCTATCTGCTATCATAGGTTATTATTATTGGGGTATTAAAAAGGATAAGTTAGCTTTTATTTTTTATGGAATTTTTAGTTTTGTTTTAGGTTTATTGATTAGCTCTAAAACAGGGATGCTAGGAATTGTTCTTGTTTATATTGCAATTCTTTTAAGTGTTTATGATTTTTCGAAAAATATATCTAAAGCAACAATAGGTAAGGCACTATTAGGTATTAGTAGTATATTAATCATAATTGTTCTTTTTATAATAAATACATCAATATTTGATAGATATACTTTATTTTGGGATAAGTTAGATTTTGTAACTTTTGTTCTGTCAAGCAGGAATTTGTATTTCCACGAGACTTGGTTAATTATACAAGATAAATATAATTTAATTAATTATTTCATAGGAGTTGGCCCCTCGCAATATTATGAATGGGCATCTAAGTTTGTAGAAATAGATATAATTGATATCTTTTTCTCTTATGGAATAATGGGGGTTCTACTTTTTATTCAATTTTATGGAAATCTATTAAAAGAATCTATTTTACATAGTAAAAGATTGGAATTCCCTTTTGGTCGTTTATCTTTAATTATTTTATGTTTTTTGCTTTTATTATCTTGTTTATCAGGGCATATATTAAATTCAGGAATAGCAGGTATCTACATTGGATTTGGGTTTGCACTTATGTTTAAAAGAAAGAATAAAGCATCTCTATATGAAAAGTATAATTAA
- a CDS encoding glycosyltransferase family 4 protein: protein MFVHVRALYFKSQGIDVTILVPAKEQCVYHYQGIEVIEATTNSIVPLLSQYDLLYLHLLNQYPLKNGGFRIYNAILKNKYPVAIYIHGTDVLKYPEYLYDFEWSLKGLVKYLYVNTWNHLRMKSFLNNISKSHQYLIMTPSMWMKRHAEKIMNHTFNNFHAVANGIDIELFDVPFDYNNRFKILTIRPLSDPKYGVDKAIELMRFLPERYTLDIYGKGYLMEKYEDLIQKYYLQERVKIVDDFIEREKLPVLFSKYGIFSAFTLFDSQGVIMCEAMASRLLTISNNNSAISEFIEDGIGGLIDDDLEKLAHRIIEITNNSHVMENMVEIGRSRMKKINWRKQGERELSLLKQIVT, encoded by the coding sequence ATGTTTGTGCACGTTAGGGCATTGTATTTTAAATCTCAAGGAATAGATGTGACTATCTTGGTGCCTGCTAAAGAACAATGTGTTTATCATTATCAAGGAATAGAAGTAATAGAGGCTACAACTAATTCAATAGTGCCTTTGTTATCCCAGTATGATTTACTGTATTTACATTTACTTAATCAGTATCCATTAAAGAATGGTGGTTTTAGGATATACAATGCTATTTTAAAGAATAAATATCCTGTAGCGATCTATATTCATGGGACTGATGTGTTAAAATATCCTGAGTATTTGTATGATTTTGAATGGAGTCTAAAAGGCTTGGTTAAATATTTATATGTAAATACATGGAATCATTTAAGAATGAAGAGTTTCTTGAATAATATTAGTAAGTCTCATCAATACCTTATTATGACGCCTTCTATGTGGATGAAACGTCACGCTGAAAAAATTATGAATCATACATTTAATAATTTTCATGCAGTTGCGAATGGTATTGATATAGAATTATTCGATGTTCCTTTTGATTATAATAATAGATTTAAAATACTTACGATAAGGCCTTTATCAGATCCTAAATATGGAGTTGATAAAGCGATTGAGCTGATGCGTTTTCTACCAGAACGATATACTTTGGATATATATGGGAAAGGATATTTAATGGAAAAGTATGAAGATTTGATACAAAAATACTATTTACAAGAAAGAGTAAAAATAGTTGATGATTTTATAGAGCGAGAGAAATTACCTGTTCTATTTTCTAAATATGGTATTTTTAGTGCTTTTACTTTATTTGACTCTCAGGGAGTTATTATGTGTGAGGCTATGGCAAGTAGATTATTAACAATAAGTAATAATAATTCTGCAATAAGTGAATTTATTGAAGATGGAATAGGAGGGTTAATTGATGATGATCTAGAAAAACTTGCACATAGAATCATTGAAATTACTAATAATTCTCATGTAATGGAAAATATGGTAGAAATAGGGAGGAGTAGAATGAAGAAAATTAATTGGCGAAAACAAGGAGAAAGAGAGCTTTCTTTACTAAAGCAAATTGTAACATGA
- a CDS encoding WecB/TagA/CpsF family glycosyltransferase translates to MKLVMFDIGIDNLTMNETLDVINKSIDTKEPIMHIVVNAAKLVNMQSDIELFDSIKNADLVNADGMAVVWASKLLKKPLKERVSGVDLFVKLVENAANRGESVYLLGANEEVVSKVADKFKEQYGDQVIGGYRNGYFTKEEEPSIVQDIVNSKATYLFVAISSPKKEIFLSTYKEELSLIGFTMGVGGSFDVVSGKVKRAPLWVQQCGMEWFYRFLQEPKRMWKRSFITNGKFIFLVVKEKFRKG, encoded by the coding sequence ATGAAGCTAGTAATGTTTGATATAGGTATAGATAATTTAACTATGAATGAGACATTAGATGTTATTAATAAATCTATAGATACTAAAGAGCCTATTATGCATATAGTGGTTAATGCTGCTAAACTTGTAAATATGCAAAGTGATATAGAGTTGTTTGATAGTATTAAGAATGCTGATCTAGTTAATGCTGACGGAATGGCTGTGGTATGGGCCTCTAAACTCTTAAAAAAACCATTGAAAGAACGAGTATCAGGAGTTGATTTGTTCGTCAAACTTGTAGAAAATGCTGCAAATAGAGGAGAATCAGTCTATTTGTTAGGTGCAAATGAAGAAGTTGTAAGTAAGGTAGCAGATAAGTTTAAAGAACAATATGGTGATCAAGTTATAGGAGGGTATCGTAATGGATACTTTACAAAAGAAGAGGAACCCAGTATTGTACAAGATATTGTGAATAGTAAAGCTACTTATTTATTTGTAGCAATTAGCTCTCCAAAAAAAGAAATATTCTTGTCAACATACAAAGAGGAATTATCTTTAATAGGTTTTACTATGGGGGTAGGTGGAAGTTTTGATGTTGTTTCAGGAAAGGTAAAGCGCGCTCCTCTATGGGTTCAACAATGTGGAATGGAATGGTTTTATAGATTTCTTCAAGAACCTAAGAGAATGTGGAAAAGAAGCTTTATTACCAATGGTAAGTTTATTTTTTTAGTAGTTAAAGAGAAGTTTAGAAAAGGATGA
- a CDS encoding UDP-glucuronic acid decarboxylase family protein has protein sequence MKKILITGAAGFLGSHLCDRFIAEGFHVIGMDNLITGDLKNIQHLFQLENFEFYHHDVTKFVHIPGELDYILHFASPASPIDYLKIPIQTLKVGSLGTHNLLGLARVKGARILIASTSEIYGDPLVHPQTEEYYGNVNTIGPRGVYDEAKRFQESITMAYHTFHNVETRIVRIFNTYGPRMRLNDGRVIPAFIGQALRGEDLTVFGDGSQTRSFCYVDDQVDGIYRLLLSDYHLPVNIGNPDEITILDFAKEIIALTQSEQKIIYKDLPINDPLQRCPSIEKAKKILGWEPKVGRSEGMKLTYEYFKAYSSEDLLREEHKDFSKYIY, from the coding sequence ATGAAAAAAATATTAATAACAGGAGCAGCAGGTTTTTTAGGGTCGCATTTGTGTGATCGTTTTATAGCTGAAGGTTTTCATGTAATAGGAATGGATAATTTAATCACAGGTGATTTAAAGAATATCCAACACCTATTTCAATTAGAGAACTTCGAGTTTTACCATCATGATGTAACGAAGTTTGTTCATATACCTGGAGAATTAGATTATATACTTCATTTCGCATCACCAGCGAGTCCAATAGATTATTTAAAGATACCTATTCAGACACTAAAAGTTGGTTCATTGGGAACACATAATCTACTTGGCTTAGCTCGTGTAAAAGGAGCACGTATTTTGATAGCATCTACATCAGAGATATATGGAGATCCATTAGTACATCCACAGACAGAAGAATACTACGGAAATGTAAATACGATAGGACCAAGAGGAGTATATGATGAAGCTAAGCGATTCCAAGAATCTATTACAATGGCATATCATACATTCCATAATGTAGAAACAAGAATAGTACGTATTTTCAATACTTATGGCCCTCGTATGAGACTTAACGATGGACGTGTTATACCTGCGTTTATTGGACAAGCATTAAGAGGAGAAGACCTAACTGTTTTTGGAGATGGTAGTCAGACTAGATCTTTCTGTTATGTAGATGATCAAGTTGACGGTATCTATAGATTACTGTTATCAGACTATCACCTACCAGTTAATATTGGAAACCCAGATGAGATTACAATATTAGACTTTGCTAAAGAGATTATTGCCCTTACCCAGTCAGAACAAAAGATTATTTATAAAGATTTACCAATAAATGACCCTTTACAACGTTGTCCTAGTATTGAGAAGGCTAAAAAAATATTAGGTTGGGAACCAAAAGTTGGTAGAAGTGAAGGGATGAAGTTGACGTATGAGTACTTTAAGGCCTATTCAAGCGAGGATTTATTAAGAGAAGAACATAAAGATTT
- a CDS encoding O-antigen ligase family protein, with amino-acid sequence MKKEIIFYLAFIFSASLPLSTKVANVCLILLGLAVIIKVFKDGINLNKKSFIKYGLTTTVFVLVLLTIGLFFTDDVNNAFKYYGRFSSYFIVPLIFSFLPFSFLNEIKKTSCKGLIIGSVISSLILISITFFRYYVFKGNTVQLQADILSYDFTYHQFASQLNFHPVFLGFYIVLAIVFLIEYKGLFNNYLKIFSLFTLLLCLLFLNARSPLLLLCIYFIVFFIRRVLIYFKYKKGLGQLFLFLGFTVMIVVSAIIFLKDTYLYQRFSKHIVWELTENKGTSYDGVYSNDSRVSRWKAIASKGGERPFFGHGAASEDKVVLIAYEENQLMYAYKEEYGPHNQYLSFFVEYGLFGVAIFIFYLFYNLRNAITSRDILYLFMFIIVAVGSLFDSILYRNMVVIFVGFYCNLFTIMDIKRRKNEASNV; translated from the coding sequence ATGAAAAAAGAGATAATTTTTTATCTAGCTTTTATATTTTCTGCCTCTTTACCTCTTAGTACAAAGGTGGCCAATGTATGTTTAATTCTTTTAGGTTTAGCGGTAATAATAAAGGTATTTAAAGATGGTATTAACCTTAATAAGAAAAGCTTTATAAAGTATGGTTTGACAACTACAGTATTTGTATTAGTTCTCTTAACAATAGGATTGTTCTTTACAGATGATGTAAATAATGCTTTTAAGTATTATGGTCGTTTCTCTTCTTACTTTATTGTTCCATTGATATTTAGTTTTTTACCATTTAGTTTTTTAAATGAAATAAAAAAAACTTCTTGTAAAGGATTGATTATAGGGAGTGTTATATCTAGTTTGATTTTAATATCGATTACTTTTTTTAGGTATTATGTGTTTAAGGGTAATACAGTACAATTACAGGCTGATATTTTAAGTTATGATTTTACTTATCATCAATTTGCGTCCCAATTAAATTTCCATCCAGTATTTCTGGGGTTTTATATTGTTCTTGCTATTGTTTTTCTTATTGAATATAAGGGGCTATTTAATAACTACTTAAAAATATTTTCCTTATTTACTTTATTGTTGTGTTTATTGTTTTTAAATGCTCGTAGTCCTCTATTACTACTATGTATTTATTTCATTGTTTTTTTCATAAGAAGGGTATTGATTTATTTCAAATATAAAAAGGGGTTAGGTCAACTATTTTTATTTTTAGGCTTTACTGTTATGATAGTTGTTAGTGCTATAATATTTTTAAAAGACACTTATTTATATCAGAGATTCTCAAAACATATTGTTTGGGAATTAACAGAGAATAAAGGCACATCTTATGATGGAGTATACTCTAATGACAGTAGAGTTTCTAGATGGAAAGCTATTGCTTCTAAGGGGGGTGAAAGACCTTTTTTTGGTCATGGTGCAGCTAGTGAAGATAAGGTAGTTCTAATAGCATATGAAGAAAATCAACTGATGTATGCGTATAAAGAAGAATATGGACCTCATAATCAATATTTGTCCTTTTTCGTTGAGTATGGACTTTTCGGTGTAGCTATTTTTATTTTTTATTTGTTTTATAATTTGAGGAACGCAATTACAAGTAGAGATATTCTTTATCTCTTCATGTTTATAATTGTTGCTGTAGGTTCTCTATTTGATTCTATTTTATATAGAAATATGGTAGTTATATTTGTTGGTTTTTACTGTAACTTGTTTACAATTATGGATATAAAAAGAAGAAAGAATGAAGCTAGTAATGTTTGA